From the genome of Oryza glaberrima chromosome 1, OglaRS2, whole genome shotgun sequence:
CAATCCCTATCTTTTGGAACACGTGGAAAGCTTCTTTACCTAGATTCTACCAAGAAAACCCAAGGGAACCAGTTTGTTCCCGTAGAATGCTTCCCTAAGGGCCATTCCCTAGGGTTCACTCCAGAGAAACCCGATCCCTAGAGTATTTTGGCTGTTCCCTAGAGTTTTTGGCTCTAGGGATACTTGTGAATTCTAGTAGTGACATAGGCATGTTTAGTTTGCGAAAACAAAATTTTTgggtatcacatcggatgtttgaccggatgttggaaggggttttcagacatgaatgaaaaaactaatttcataacttgcctggaaaccgcgagacgaatcttttgagcctaattaatccgtcattagtatatgtgggttattgtagcacttacggctaatcatggactaattaggcttaaaagattcatctcgcgatttctccctaactgtgcaattagtttctttttaatttatatttaatgctctatgcatgtattcaaagatttgatgtgatatttttgggaaaTTTTTTTGAGGAACTGAACCAGGCCATAGACGGTTTGCAAACTCCTCGTAACGGGTCGATAGTAGCAGAACACACACCAAATTATGTTTGGGcgtgtttagttcatgaaaaaagttggaagtttgaagaaagttaggagtttggaaaaaaaagttaaaagtttatatgtgtaaaaaaatttttaatgtgatacgatgtgatggaaagttgggaatagggGGGAAACTAAATATGGCCTTTGTCATTGGGCCTACAAAGAGAGTGTTCACGTATATACGAGTTCATGTATACGTAGTGTACGTGTGGTCCTTTTCCTTACGATGTGTGTGTGCATACAGACAAGATTTTGTAATCATCGATCATGATTAATCAAGATCAGCATTGTGTGCAGCTAGCAGTAAAACATACTACCATCTTGATATCGACTGCCATGGTTCAGTTACTTGTAGATTTTGCCATTACAGGTTAATTACTCACAATAACATCGCTACAATTTCAGAATGAATTGCTGATCATCTCCACACACATGTCACTGTCACAGCAGTGCACTAAGTCGACCAAAAAATAATTAGGGAGCATGTCAAGCAGATTTAGAAAGATCGAGTGgccagtcagtcagtcagttgGATTGACCTCAAAGTCCTGCTAGATGTATTGGCACCCATGCATGATGGTTTCTAATTAGTTCCACCATATTTGTCTCGTAGTTTCAAAGGCTGCACCTTTACGGCTTTACCCAGTTTCCTACTAACCATAATTATTATAGAGATCTCAACAAACTACAATCCAAAAGGATCCCATCAACTCTTAATAAGGCCCATTTATTTTTCTCAACTTCAAACTTCAACTTTCTCGTTTCCTGTTAGTATGCTTTTTAAAGGTTAAATATgtgtttttggcaaaaaaaaaaaaagttctatgtAGAagctgttttttaaaaaatcaaataaatctatttttcaattttataatagttaatacttaattgatcATGTGTTAATAAGTTCTCTCGTTTTATGTGTGTTGAAAATATCCTCTGGTCAAAGAGAACGAACGGGACCTAAaacatactactagtactatatacACATgaggtgctttttttttttcagtgaaaGTCCATCGTACATTATTCACAACTTCCGTTGAGTCTCTCCGCACGAAATTCGGAGCTACCCTAAACCGCTTGGTTTGTGttgaattttgaacaaaattaattaaacttcGTGAAACTCTTCATCATGTTGGAGGCTCACATCTTAAATAAACTAGGGTATACCGTTACATTAAAACGGGATGTGTCAATGGTTTTTACAGGAGGGTTAATGGTTGTCcgtaatgttcttttttttttctactggtCCCATTTTCCCCCCTAAAGGGCGGTtgtttggtgttttttttctgaatttttggaGGATGGATGGTTGCGCTTTTTAAATAGTAGAGAAATGATATTGTAAATTAATCTGGAATGAATCGAAGAGCAGCAAAATGTGGGATGAGTTGCCACATTTTCAGTCGGTTTAGGTTACCTCGGAGTAGTGGGCAGCATATGTTTTGCATGCATGGTGTGAAGGCATGGggggattggattggattggattggatttggGGGCGGCTTAAAACTGGATGGGCCCTTGACTTGGAGAAGACCTCCTCTGCTCCCCCTTGTCTGTGTGTGCGTGCCCTAATCAGATCCCAAGGAAAGGAATCGTCATGCTTTCTTCTCGGGGGTGCTCCCGCCTACGAGCATGATTTGCTGCGTGCACACATACTGGAGTACACCAGTGGAGTACCTTCTTTCATAGGAGTACTATGACTTCACTTTTCCGTATTGTAACGATAAGAGCTTATTCGGATTAAAGGGTTTATTACacgggattttttttagattaatGATTCCTTTGATTTTTCTACCGTTGATGTGTTCGGATTGTAAGAATCACAcaaaggaattttagaggaataTTGTAGCATTCCTGTAAACACACACAGGAATTCTAAACATCCACTCCaacctctctctttcttttttatcattGGCTATTATAGGATAAAATCATGTGTTCTAATGCTCTATTTTCTATTCCTGTGTTCTGAAAATTCGATCCTAtatattcctctgtttttcttATCCTCCATTTCCACGTGCAACCATATCatattcttatgtttttttctattccGGTTCcttttctataatttgtttcGTACGAGCCCTAAGTATAGTTTCATAGATATCATCTACTCATTAATtaagatatataatatatagtacaAAATTTATCTCTACCACGCTTGCCCCAATACAACgtatataataattttattttgatcgTTTGATCTTAATCTGCTGATCATTTTCTTTCATCTCTCTTGAAATTAAGGTTTATCCTTTACATGAGGGGTTGGCTTTACTTCTCTCTTTTACCTCATCACATAATTGCAAGTGGTATTTTTTATAGGTAACACCTAATGCTTAAAGTAATTACTCTTATAGTGCTTGCTCTAAGTTGTTTGGTATGTACTAACTCAAAAATTTTAACTTCCACTTagttcatagaaaaatatattaacatatATGAAACCAGTGAAATATGCTATTAAAACACATTTTTGGTGGGtttaataaaactattttgatGTTGCATGTTGCAAATGGCAGTGTATTTTTTAACGAACTTAATCAAAATTAGAGAAGCCTGACTTGTAAAAACCAAAACATCTTACAATATAAATAGTGTGAATAGAGAGTATAATATGGCTGATTTATGGTATAAATTCAGTATGATAAGTGTAGAAAAATGGCTATATATTTTTCACCGAACAAATCTAGACTGACTTTATGCTTTATCAATTGAGGCTATATATGGAGATGCTCTATTAGATCTAGCTCAATTTTCAAGGTTCGAGGCTTGGCCATAGACAACACAATGAACTATTCTCAATGGAAAACGAGCATTACAATTGATCCATATGATACTAGCCTATATGCTCTCAAATAAGCATCACATGTAGCATGCCTATCAGACAGTCGTAAAAATGCAAGAGTATCTCATAACAAAATACAAAGATATTTGAGGCTACATTGGCATATCTTTTTTCTCCTtgcatgagaaaagaaaaaaagacagatACTAGCTAGGTAGAAGAAGTACTCATCTAGTCCTTCCACTGAAAATGATCGAGCATCGACAGATACGCTCCAACAACAGCATCCGGTACTCTTTTCAGTTTcagccgagtttagttccaaaatttttcttcaaactttctttccatcacatcaaaattttcttacacacaaaaactttcaactttttcgtcacatcatttcaattttaacaaaatttctaattttagcgtgaactaaacacaccctgcgTGTACACAAGCTGCGGTACGCATAGCAGAGGATCCGTAGGCAATGCTAGCAGCGTGGAGATGGGACAATAAAAGCACGTACTTTTCAACGTGCGCCAGTGTGTGATTTGACTTTTGAAGTGTTGTgtttctctccccctctctctctatttgtATCGTGGGCTCCCCCGCTGCTGTCCACACGCATCCagacttttcttttcttttctctttctttcgtTTGCTTTCTTTCTCTTCGTCAGAAATTCAGAGAATTCAGACATTATTGCATGAACACTCTCTGAAATCAGGCAGGCACGATATCCGAGGCGAGAAAAGAAATCCAGCTCAGCGTTTTTTACTGTACTCCTGTGCAATGTAGGAGGAGCTAGCTCGGAGAAAACAAAGGACGAGGctacctctgtttcaaaatatactTAAAATATGTACTCGctaattttaatataataatttattttaaaataaagttatttttccACCTATCTCACTTCTCTTACCCAATTAAAATCAttctttatttaattttttttatctactttATTTTCCAATCAACCATAAACtttcttaaattatttttatctcaAGATTTTTTTCGTGctataaatgcttatattctgaAAAAAAGTCAGTAGCGTTCAGACTTTAGGCTCgagaaaaaggaggagagaatCTATCTGCACACTCTCTCGTCTCAACTCTGTCAGCGTGATGGACGGAGGCATGCAGGCAATGCAGCTTTTAAAACTGAAACAATTAGAGTCGCAAAACCATCATCCAATTTTCACCTATAATCACCTTCAGATATACATTAACACAGTGGTCACTGATTGCAGAGTTTTGCAGCTACAAGCACCGTAGAAAATCAACAAGGTGAGTTACTGTCGTTCTGTCAACTACTGGAGTAGCTTCTACTGCTGCCGATCGAGCTGAATAATCAAGTGGCCATCGAGACTAATTAAACATAACCAAGCTATGATATACTATCGATATGATAATCTCAACAAGGCTAGAAGGAGAGGCTGAGAGCAGAACAGATGCAGAAAACAACAAAACACAAGCTACACTTAATTAACACTATATAAACAGACATCATATGGACCTACTtagcttagttttttttattaaacacCTTTTTCTTGGGCCTACTTAGCTACTCCCCCtttcctataatataagggattttgagtttttttcaattgtttgaccactcgtcttatttaaaaaatttgtgcaaatataaaaaacgaaaagttgtacttaaagtactttggataataaagtaagtcataaaaaataaataataattctaaatttttttgaataagacgagtggtcaaacagtataaacaaaaactcaaaatcccttatattacatgacggagggagtagttttttagtgattaattaattgaggGGTCTTTTttgttcatgcatgcatgcgcttGTTCTTGAGTGCACGCAGGAATGTACACGGGCGTCTGTCATGGGCGATTGGATGGACGTGGGAGCAGAGAAAGCgtcctgcatctgcatgcaatGTCTGAATCTGAATTCATACTAGACGCTGACAAAGTGACAGCATGGCTTTTTCCATAGAAAAAAAGgtgtgacctttttttttttggtaaggGAGATTAAAAAAAGTGACTTTGATGTTGCCATTGCAATGATCAGGAGGAGCATGTTCAGTACACGGTTGTCACTTGTGCGAGGTGACAGAATTCGATAAACAACTCTGATTAGGGGATTGGTATTTAGTGCACGTGTGTTTTCAGCCTATTTTAAGAAGTTTTATAcgataatttatatgtaaaaattttcatataaaaaaagcATGCAATGGGAACCGGTGTACACCTGTCCTAGaataagttaatttattacTATAAATATGGACATAGTGTTAGGATATACTGTATCATATTTCGTATTTTCTCTATCCCAGAAAAAACTCAATTTTAGAGATGAATGTGGATACAAATGTGTCCCGATTCATCTTtaaaattagaattttttttggacggagggagtacggatTAACTTATTGGATATTCTAGGAAGATTCTGGGATGGAAGTAACAGTTTCGATCAGATTAAGCAAGGttgatatactacctccgttccaaattagtagtcgctttgactttttttcttataGCATTTGACCagtcgttttatttaaaaaattagtgcaaatataaaaatagagaagccatacttaaaatactttcgataataaaacaaatcacaaacaaaataaataataattccataattttttaaataagacaaaagatcaaaattaaaaaaaactcaaagcaACAAGTATTAGAGGCAgtaaaaagaacaagaaaaatgGTGCTTTCAGGTCAGCAACTAAAGGCCTGTAAATGTTCCCGTGTGGCCCGGCCCATCAACAAAGCCCATTATCCGGGCCATCAAAAAAACTCCTGTAAAATTGGCCCGCTtaaattctctcttttttcaatAGTGCAACCGAGAAACATGCATGAACTGATCCTCAGTACATTctcttcaaaagaaaaatttcCCCAACATTTGAAAACGCAATTAATTCGATGATGACAAATAATAGAATGCATGCTACCACTTGTATAGATATTTTAGCACTGAAGATTTtttagcagtagcagcagcagttgcTCATCACATACGCTTTGGATCGAGTCGATATGTACATACACTTATGACAGCAGCGtattcgccgccaccgccgccgccgccggcgacgacggcggcgacggcggaggaagaggagatgaTCAGTTGGTATTGCGAGCGCATCGGGTGATGGCAGAGCAGCCGCGGCGGTAGGGGTTGGCGGCCTTCTGCGAGGCGCAGTTCTGGTAGTAGGACTGGCCGCGCTTGTTGCACGGCACCTTGTTGGCGTCCAGCGCAGCGTAGCTCACGTACCTGttcgtcggccgccgcgccgccagcgACCGCCGCATCAGCGTCTCCCCGGCAGCGGCGCCCGCCGCCCCCATCAGcgccatctcctccacctcctcctcgtcgtccacgTCGCACTCCCCCACGGCGCCGtcgcacgtcgccgccgccgccgccatcttcctcCGCCCTGACGCCGACGCCACCACGCCGCCCATGTCGTCGGTGGCCGCGGCCGGGAGCAAGGCCACCGCCGCTATGACGACGAGCGCGATCAGCACGGGCACGccgcggaggcgaggcggcgccatGCCTGTGATCACCTGAGCGTTCGTTTGTTTCTTGGGCGCCGGCGACTGGGATTCTTCCGATCGATGGATACGGGTAGGACGAACGAACGATCGATCTCCCTCCGCGCGCGATGTACGCGAGCCTACCCTGATGAAATCTTGGTTGGCTTtgaaggaggagggagacgaggaggcggcggagaagaTGGAGGGGAtaaggaggagaggcggcgggatagaggggaggggagacgaACCAGGGCGGCCGCACGCTGGGGTGGCCGttgccgccgcgcgtcgcggcggcggtctCTGCCATGCATACCTCGACCTGGGAGAGAGCTACGGCCCGGACGTCCGATATTGCACCAAATATCGGATGGTTGCCCTGTTGCTTCGCGCATGTGCATTTGGATGCTTGCTGCGTTGCTTTGTCTTTATTTGTTACATGCAGGTCAGTGACGTGCTATCTCACTACTCTGTCTCCAATTCCTTTTATGTGTTTTAAACTACTTTTTCTCCTAAAATACATATGCAAGATATGATTCGATTACATAGTTAcattcgttataattaaatcttcgtaacaagatctcacatagTTATATTTCGACAAACACATGTACACATACCAcgtgtgtcaaaaaaaaaaatcattgtttcACTACttataaaaatgtttcatcaCCTATGTAAAAATGTTTCAGCTCACTTCATGAAACGTTTcagtgaaatacaatatataacaaaaaatATTGACTGCAACAATTATAAACAGTACACAAGACATTAAATATCAATGAAACATAAACAAAATCATACAAAgcatacaacatatatatttggcATATACTTAattttattgaaatatttttaaatcagTTGTCattgttgataaaaaaatatagtatttgctgAAACACCCAAAAGAATACCATGTGCAACATTTACAAATGAAATAGTGCaacataataatatatatgaaacatttttatattatatatgaaacaattttatattatagtaACTGTTGAAACACCACAAAATGCCTACTAAAACATCACAAAGTACCTGGTATAACATCAAAATAATACCATGTGCAACACTTTAAAATGACCTAGTGAAACATTGGCTGAAACATCACGAAATACCTCCTGTAACATTTAAAGAACACCACGTGCAACATTCAAAAATGATGCAGTGAAACATCAGTCGAAGACAACACAAAATACCtcttgaaacataaaaaaaaaacccctcgTGCAATATTTCCAAATGGCCTATTGAAACATCATTAAATACCTATTGCGACAACGAAAAAGTCCATTACAAcaaaaaacttttttaaaaaaattaccaaaatatagTCAAGTGAGATCTTGTTACGAAGATTTAATTGCGATACATACAATGGTATATTTAGATTGCAGATTAGGTAAGTAATTTGtgaaataagattatttgaaaTTATAAGGAGTACAAGCATGTACTAGTAGAGGCATACGAGGGAGAATATGGGCTACTTTATGTCAGAGCAGTTGCATAGGCTACTTCATGAGATAATCTTAACCGTGTGATAAAAAATAGATATTACACAGTTTAAGGAGATGCGTTCAATTTTTTTCGTTCGATCAGATGCTCGGATAGAAGCATTTCCCCTCGACCTGTGAATTAGTGTTCGAAGGCTAATTTTGGGATGGGCCCATTACACGATGGGCTTTATTTATCACTGGAGGAAATGGGCTTCACCATTTTGGGCCTTAATGGGCCTCAATCTTGTGTGTATTCGACCAGTTACATATTCATATTGGACCTCATTTTTTGTTGGGTCTAGCTATACAATCGgtgacaaattttctcc
Proteins encoded in this window:
- the LOC127759804 gene encoding protein RALF-like 33 translates to MAPPRLRGVPVLIALVVIAAVALLPAAATDDMGGVVASASGRRKMAAAAATCDGAVGECDVDDEEEVEEMALMGAAGAAAGETLMRRSLAARRPTNRYVSYAALDANKVPCNKRGQSYYQNCASQKAANPYRRGCSAITRCARNTN